Proteins encoded by one window of Xylella fastidiosa:
- the gluP gene encoding glucose/galactose MFS transporter, producing MIPARFPSSTVSIAIVGVLFFIIGFLTWVNGPLITFVHLVFDLNEVDAFLVLMVFYLSYFFLALPSAWILKCIGLKKGLALSLLLMAVGAVVFGEFSTQRYYAGALAGLFVIGSGLALQQTAVNPYISILGPIESAARRIAVMGICNKVAGIVAPLVIGSLVLHGVGDLSMQVATADPATKEQLLAAFAAKIHTPYLIMAGLLAVLAVGVLFSPLPELQPADVNRVSSGDTTQKTNIFQFTHLWLGVLCMFVYVGVEVMAGDAIGTYGHALGLPLDQTKLFTSATLGAMLLGYMTGLAVIPNLISQERYLSLSAVLGVLFSIGAALTHGYVSVAFVAALGFANAMMWPAIFPLAINALGRFTETGSALLIMGIAGGAIIPQLFASLKQYLDFQLVFAGLMVPCYLYILFYSLIAGAIKGRSVQRLALGK from the coding sequence ATGATTCCAGCCCGGTTTCCGAGTTCTACTGTTTCCATTGCTATTGTCGGTGTGTTGTTCTTCATTATCGGTTTTCTGACCTGGGTCAATGGACCGCTGATTACCTTTGTGCATCTTGTCTTTGATCTGAATGAGGTCGATGCCTTCTTGGTGCTGATGGTGTTCTACCTGTCTTATTTCTTTCTCGCCTTGCCCTCGGCATGGATTCTCAAGTGCATTGGGTTGAAAAAAGGCTTGGCGTTGAGTTTGCTGTTGATGGCCGTAGGCGCAGTCGTCTTCGGTGAATTTTCGACACAACGGTATTACGCAGGCGCATTGGCCGGCTTGTTTGTGATTGGCAGTGGTTTAGCCTTGCAGCAAACTGCGGTCAATCCTTATATCAGCATCCTGGGGCCAATAGAGAGCGCGGCGCGACGTATTGCGGTGATGGGGATTTGTAACAAGGTCGCCGGTATTGTGGCGCCGTTGGTCATTGGTTCCCTGGTGCTGCATGGTGTTGGCGATTTGTCGATGCAAGTTGCAACTGCCGACCCGGCGACGAAGGAACAACTGCTTGCCGCCTTTGCCGCAAAGATTCATACACCATATCTCATCATGGCCGGTTTGTTGGCAGTGCTTGCGGTGGGCGTGTTGTTTTCTCCGCTGCCGGAGTTGCAGCCTGCTGACGTCAATCGTGTTTCATCCGGCGATACCACGCAAAAGACCAACATCTTTCAGTTCACGCACTTGTGGCTTGGGGTGTTGTGCATGTTCGTTTATGTGGGTGTGGAGGTGATGGCTGGCGACGCAATAGGCACCTATGGTCATGCACTCGGCTTGCCTTTGGACCAGACAAAACTGTTCACCTCAGCAACATTAGGAGCGATGTTGCTTGGTTACATGACCGGTTTGGCGGTGATTCCAAACTTGATTTCTCAAGAACGTTATTTGAGTTTATCGGCGGTGTTGGGCGTCCTGTTTTCTATCGGTGCGGCACTGACGCATGGGTATGTATCGGTGGCTTTTGTTGCTGCATTGGGCTTTGCCAATGCGATGATGTGGCCAGCCATTTTCCCATTGGCAATCAATGCGTTGGGTCGTTTTACCGAGACAGGTTCAGCCTTGTTGATTATGGGGATCGCTGGTGGCGCGATCATCCCGCAGCTTTTCGCCTCTCTGAAACAGTACCTTGACTTCCAACTGGTGTTCGCTGGGTTGATGGTGCCTTGTTATCTGTACATTTTGTTTTATTCCTTGATTGCTGGAGCGATCAAGGGTCGCAGTGTGCAACGTTTAGCCCTCGGGAAATGA
- a CDS encoding glucokinase family protein: protein MIPTPTRDAPNIPSFLAADVGGTHVRVSVVAAAPTCASPPQLFDVRTYRCADYPSLSTILNDFLGTRSAVRDCVIASAGFQRSDGTVITTNLPWPLSPHRLRADLNLAEVCLVNDFEALAYATEDMEPAQLLHLTGPAKAQDGPRLLLGPGTGLGAALWIPNNGRPIVLPTEAGQAALPSTTELEMQLVRHMLNNRTHVPIEHALSGPGILNVYRALCALQSVLPQHASPDAISHAAAAGTDMLSSQTLEVFCDFLGSIVGDLVMMYGAQGGVYLAGGILPQLREPLLRSHFVERFLNKGPMGEALQHVPVRLIEHGQLGIVGAARWYLNKKAT, encoded by the coding sequence ATGATTCCGACCCCTACCCGAGATGCACCCAATATCCCGTCCTTTCTTGCCGCCGATGTCGGCGGCACTCACGTGCGCGTCAGCGTGGTTGCAGCCGCGCCCACGTGTGCTAGTCCACCGCAACTGTTCGATGTGCGCACTTACCGCTGCGCTGACTATCCCAGCCTCAGCACAATTCTGAACGACTTCCTCGGTACAAGATCAGCAGTACGTGATTGCGTCATCGCCAGTGCCGGTTTTCAGCGCAGCGATGGTACTGTTATCACTACCAACCTACCGTGGCCGCTATCACCACACCGGCTACGCGCAGATCTCAATCTGGCAGAGGTCTGTCTGGTCAACGACTTTGAGGCGCTGGCCTACGCGACGGAGGATATGGAGCCTGCGCAATTGCTGCACCTCACTGGTCCAGCCAAAGCGCAGGATGGACCACGCCTGTTGCTCGGTCCGGGAACCGGCCTGGGTGCAGCACTCTGGATTCCCAATAACGGACGCCCCATTGTCCTCCCCACAGAAGCCGGTCAAGCAGCATTGCCGAGTACAACTGAACTTGAAATGCAACTGGTACGACACATGCTGAACAACCGCACACATGTGCCGATTGAGCATGCCTTATCTGGGCCAGGAATACTCAATGTGTACCGCGCCTTGTGTGCGCTACAGTCCGTCCTCCCCCAGCACGCGAGCCCAGATGCGATCAGTCACGCTGCGGCAGCAGGAACAGACATGCTGTCATCACAGACTCTAGAGGTGTTCTGCGACTTCCTCGGCAGCATCGTTGGTGATTTGGTCATGATGTACGGTGCACAGGGGGGTGTCTATCTGGCCGGAGGAATCCTGCCGCAGCTGCGTGAGCCGCTGCTACGCAGTCACTTTGTCGAACGCTTCCTCAATAAAGGCCCCATGGGTGAGGCATTACAGCACGTCCCGGTGCGGCTGATCGAACATGGGCAACTCGGTATCGTAGGTGCGGCACGCTGGTACTTAAATAAGAAAGCAACTTAA
- a CDS encoding LacI family DNA-binding transcriptional regulator — protein sequence MRRPTIKDIAERADVSLKTVSRVINNESSVMPATRARVLRAIADLNYEPDLSPSARNLRSAMPCVIGLVYDNPNPYHIINIQNGVLAACRETGFSLQIYPCDSTSPLLVEELTEWVQRSRQAGLVLTAPMSERPELIAGLIARGIKFVRIIAATEDPCDGPCVYIADRKAAYEITEHLIQLGHQRIGFLWGGAQHRSSGERYAGYEAALKDYGIDLDKRLVVPGDYTFDDGFRGARRLLALRDQPTAIFGSNDEIAAGVLAAARSVGINVPHHLSITGFENSPFASHSSPTLTTASQTTDEIARHAARLLIGQLRMDTCDEQSMLLQNRGFVPQLVVRASTAPVRQTPFIKTPSHDLS from the coding sequence ATGCGCCGACCGACCATCAAAGATATTGCAGAAAGAGCCGATGTCTCGTTGAAAACCGTTTCGAGGGTCATCAATAACGAGTCCTCGGTGATGCCGGCCACGCGGGCGCGGGTGCTGCGTGCGATTGCCGATCTGAATTACGAACCGGACCTGTCCCCGTCCGCACGCAATCTGCGTAGTGCTATGCCGTGTGTCATCGGATTGGTGTATGACAACCCCAACCCTTACCACATCATCAATATTCAGAATGGTGTGCTCGCGGCGTGCCGTGAAACAGGGTTTAGCTTGCAGATCTACCCCTGCGATTCGACGTCGCCACTGCTGGTTGAAGAATTGACTGAGTGGGTGCAGCGGTCGCGTCAGGCTGGCTTGGTACTGACTGCGCCGATGTCTGAGCGCCCAGAGCTGATTGCCGGTCTGATTGCGCGTGGCATCAAATTCGTTCGTATCATTGCCGCTACTGAGGATCCATGCGATGGTCCATGCGTCTATATCGCCGACCGTAAGGCGGCTTATGAGATTACCGAGCATCTGATCCAGCTTGGACACCAGCGGATTGGTTTTCTTTGGGGGGGCGCTCAGCATCGTTCCAGTGGCGAACGTTACGCTGGTTACGAGGCGGCCTTGAAAGATTACGGTATCGATCTCGATAAGCGCTTAGTGGTGCCAGGTGATTACACGTTTGATGATGGTTTTCGCGGTGCGCGTCGTTTGCTGGCGTTACGTGATCAGCCTACTGCGATCTTTGGCAGTAATGATGAGATTGCGGCCGGTGTGTTGGCTGCGGCTCGCTCAGTGGGTATCAATGTGCCACATCATCTTTCTATTACTGGTTTTGAAAATAGTCCATTCGCATCTCATTCCTCACCGACGCTGACCACGGCCAGCCAGACGACGGACGAGATTGCACGCCATGCAGCACGCCTCCTGATTGGCCAGTTGCGCATGGATACGTGTGATGAGCAGAGCATGCTGTTACAAAATCGCGGCTTTGTGCCGCAGTTAGTGGTACGCGCTTCTACCGCGCCAGTGCGACAGACACCCTTTATTAAAACTCCCTCTCACGATCTGTCATGA
- the accD gene encoding acetyl-CoA carboxylase, carboxyltransferase subunit beta, which yields MSWLSKLMPSGIRTENTANKKRGVPEGLWEKCSGCGVALYRPELEEHLQVCPKCGHHMPIRARMRLSALFDPLSTTEIAGRLGPTDVLKFKDQKKYAERIKATQKSSGEYDALIVMHGLLKQKSLVAAAFDFAFMGGSMGSVVGERFARAVEAAIEHKCPFVCFSASGGARMQEGLFSLMQMAKTSAMLGRLRQARLPYISVLTHPTTGGVSASFAMLGDINIAEPQALIGFAGPRVIEQTVREKLPEGFQRSEFLLAHGGIDQICDRRELRDRLADLMALMMRYPRPDSPSQAMRGQ from the coding sequence ATGAGTTGGCTCAGCAAATTGATGCCTTCTGGCATTCGTACCGAAAATACTGCGAACAAAAAGCGTGGTGTTCCTGAAGGGCTTTGGGAGAAGTGCAGCGGCTGTGGCGTTGCGTTGTATCGTCCAGAGTTGGAAGAACATCTTCAGGTGTGCCCGAAGTGCGGCCATCATATGCCGATCCGTGCGCGGATGCGTCTATCGGCGTTGTTTGATCCATTGTCAACGACTGAGATTGCCGGGCGTCTTGGCCCCACGGATGTGCTCAAGTTCAAAGATCAAAAAAAGTACGCCGAGCGCATCAAGGCGACCCAGAAGAGCAGTGGTGAATATGATGCCTTGATTGTGATGCATGGGTTGCTCAAGCAAAAATCGTTGGTGGCTGCCGCATTCGATTTTGCCTTTATGGGTGGATCAATGGGTTCGGTGGTGGGCGAGCGTTTTGCGCGCGCTGTGGAGGCGGCCATTGAGCATAAGTGTCCGTTTGTTTGTTTTTCCGCCAGTGGTGGGGCGCGTATGCAAGAGGGCCTTTTTTCGCTGATGCAGATGGCTAAAACGTCCGCTATGTTGGGGCGCTTGCGCCAAGCCAGATTGCCTTACATTTCGGTGTTGACGCATCCGACGACGGGAGGGGTGTCGGCTTCATTCGCCATGCTTGGTGACATTAATATTGCCGAACCGCAGGCTTTGATTGGTTTCGCTGGTCCTCGTGTGATTGAACAGACGGTACGCGAGAAGTTACCAGAAGGCTTTCAGCGCTCGGAATTTCTGCTTGCGCATGGAGGCATTGATCAGATTTGCGATCGTCGTGAATTACGCGACCGTCTTGCGGATCTGATGGCGTTAATGATGCGTTATCCCAGGCCCGATAGCCCATCACAGGCGATGCGGGGGCAATGA
- a CDS encoding polysaccharide deacetylase family protein yields MSRATAVPVLMHHHVSPSTGMITVSPEHFESQIAWLANDGWTSLTLEQYAGFLAGQPVPHKSIVITFDDGYLDNWVYAHPILQKYHMHAVVFIVTSWISDGPARPHAGQSGAILPTTPNHHACETAILHEGRTDEVMLRWSEVQAMIAAGTFEAHCHTHTHTRWLTLQLSRAQRREGLDRDLITARTVLQQRLGNVSNTLCWPYGDFDADHIEIARAHGFRYFHTTHPFGRNVIGGNPEHIYRFALRNRPGHWLRKRIALSYHPLIAPLFNRFKSHKKGMQPGP; encoded by the coding sequence ATGAGCCGTGCAACAGCCGTCCCTGTCCTCATGCACCATCACGTTTCACCATCAACGGGCATGATCACCGTCTCCCCGGAACACTTTGAAAGCCAGATTGCATGGCTGGCGAATGACGGCTGGACCTCACTCACCCTGGAGCAATACGCCGGCTTTCTCGCCGGTCAACCCGTGCCGCACAAATCGATCGTGATTACCTTCGACGACGGCTATCTGGATAACTGGGTCTACGCACATCCGATCTTGCAGAAATACCACATGCATGCCGTCGTTTTCATTGTCACCAGCTGGATTAGCGATGGCCCAGCGCGTCCCCATGCTGGACAATCCGGCGCGATATTGCCCACAACGCCAAACCACCATGCGTGCGAAACAGCCATCCTGCATGAGGGGCGCACCGACGAAGTGATGCTACGTTGGAGCGAAGTGCAAGCAATGATCGCCGCAGGCACCTTTGAGGCACATTGCCATACACACACCCATACACGCTGGCTAACACTACAACTCAGCCGCGCCCAACGACGCGAAGGTCTCGACCGGGACCTCATCACCGCACGTACAGTACTGCAACAACGCCTAGGCAACGTCTCCAACACACTGTGCTGGCCATACGGCGACTTCGATGCAGACCATATCGAAATCGCACGCGCCCATGGCTTTCGCTATTTCCACACCACACATCCCTTTGGACGCAACGTCATTGGCGGCAACCCAGAACACATCTACCGCTTCGCGCTCCGTAACCGCCCGGGGCACTGGCTGCGCAAACGCATCGCGCTCAGCTACCACCCACTCATTGCACCATTATTCAACCGCTTCAAAAGCCATAAAAAAGGCATGCAGCCGGGTCCATGA
- the nagA gene encoding N-acetylglucosamine-6-phosphate deacetylase, whose product MGVSSGITGFINGRILTDTGFRHDLAVLLREGSIHALVPHDDPWVMEVAQWVDLQGGLLLPGFIDIQVNGGGGVLFNNARDVDGLATIARAHRRYGTTGLLPTLISDTVEVMAEAIAATRAAIAQGVPGILGIHLEGPYLNPLRKGIHDHTQFRVPQLHELMRCTALDNGVTLVTLAPEQVPVEMIRVFVERGAIVFAGHTAATYEQVRAGIAAGVTGFTHLYNAMSQLVGREPNVVGAALEDPNTWCGIIVDGVHVHPASLRVALAAKPRGKVLLVTDAMPPVGSDSVHYDLYGETITVMDGVVRNAAGALAGAALDMATAVRNTVHWLGVDLAEAVRMASTYPAQCIGLGDRLGRIAPGYQADLVWVDDDVQVQGTWIAGVGA is encoded by the coding sequence ATGGGTGTTTCTTCTGGCATCACAGGGTTCATCAATGGCCGCATTCTGACCGATACCGGGTTCCGTCATGATCTGGCGGTGTTGTTGCGTGAGGGCAGCATTCACGCACTGGTGCCACATGATGATCCGTGGGTGATGGAGGTTGCGCAGTGGGTGGACTTGCAGGGAGGTCTGTTGCTGCCTGGGTTTATCGATATTCAGGTGAATGGCGGCGGCGGCGTGCTGTTCAATAATGCGCGTGATGTGGATGGCTTGGCCACAATTGCGCGTGCGCACCGTCGCTACGGGACGACGGGACTGTTACCCACATTGATTAGTGACACTGTGGAGGTGATGGCTGAGGCCATTGCTGCCACGCGTGCCGCGATTGCTCAGGGGGTACCGGGAATCCTGGGGATTCACTTGGAAGGCCCTTACCTCAATCCCCTGCGTAAAGGGATCCATGACCATACTCAATTCCGTGTGCCGCAGTTGCATGAGCTGATGCGGTGCACGGCATTGGATAACGGGGTGACTCTGGTGACGTTGGCGCCTGAGCAGGTGCCGGTTGAGATGATTCGTGTTTTTGTCGAGCGTGGTGCGATCGTCTTTGCCGGGCATACCGCAGCGACGTATGAGCAAGTGCGGGCTGGCATTGCAGCGGGTGTCACAGGGTTTACGCATCTGTACAACGCGATGTCGCAGTTAGTCGGGCGCGAGCCGAATGTGGTGGGTGCTGCGCTGGAAGATCCGAATACATGGTGCGGGATCATTGTTGATGGCGTACACGTACATCCGGCGAGTCTGCGTGTGGCCTTAGCCGCCAAGCCGCGCGGTAAGGTGCTGCTGGTGACCGATGCGATGCCACCAGTTGGCAGTGACAGTGTTCACTATGATCTCTATGGTGAAACGATTACGGTGATGGATGGTGTGGTCCGTAATGCGGCTGGTGCGTTGGCGGGTGCCGCGCTGGATATGGCAACGGCGGTGCGCAATACGGTGCATTGGTTGGGTGTTGATTTGGCTGAGGCTGTGCGCATGGCCTCGACCTATCCGGCGCAGTGCATTGGGTTAGGGGATCGTCTGGGGAGGATTGCGCCTGGTTATCAAGCCGACCTGGTGTGGGTTGATGACGACGTGCAGGTACAGGGCACGTGGATTGCTGGTGTGGGCGCTTGA
- a CDS encoding non-heme iron oxygenase ferredoxin subunit has protein sequence MNDTWTFVCTDTELLPGEMKTVCDDITGTPIVVFNIDGELYALEDRCSHEDYPLSPGHFDPTTGSIECPLHSACFDIRNGQPLCAPAYTPVMQFPVKREQTTIWTRDNR, from the coding sequence ATGAATGACACTTGGACCTTCGTATGCACTGACACCGAACTCCTACCCGGCGAAATGAAAACCGTCTGCGACGACATCACCGGCACCCCCATCGTCGTGTTCAACATTGATGGCGAACTCTACGCCCTAGAAGACCGCTGTAGCCACGAAGATTACCCACTGTCACCAGGCCACTTTGACCCAACCACCGGCAGCATTGAATGCCCACTCCACAGCGCCTGTTTCGACATACGAAACGGCCAACCACTGTGCGCTCCGGCCTACACCCCAGTGATGCAATTCCCCGTCAAACGGGAACAAACCACTATCTGGACCCGTGACAACCGCTGA
- the glmM gene encoding phosphoglucosamine mutase translates to MRVSRYFGTDGIRGRVGQGLISADFVLRLGNALGRVLAQGRDTRPMVLIGKDTRISGYMFESALEAGLVAAGADVQLIGPMPTPAIAFLTNTLRADAGVVISASHNPHDDNGIKFFSAMGEKLDDATEAAIEAAIEAPFLTVDSEYLGKVKRTRDAIGRYIEFSKASVPRGFTLRGLKLVLDCAHGATYHIAPMLFRELGAELVTIGVDPDGLNINAGVGSTHLETLAATVRESGADLGIAFDGDGDRVLMTDAQGRTVDGDDLLYVLARAWRASGRLKGTVVGTLMSNYGLEQALGTLGIPFIRARVGDRYVHQALVESGGVLGGEASGHLLCLDRATTGDGIVSALQVLEVLRHEGLTLSQALLGLHKVPQKTVNVCWSGPARAAVEMPEVRQALVEAQAAVQGRGRVFLRPSGTEPVVRITVEADDVVLMQQTLDRLADVVRDAA, encoded by the coding sequence ATGAGGGTGTCCAGGTATTTTGGTACCGATGGCATCCGTGGCCGCGTTGGCCAGGGGTTGATTTCTGCTGATTTTGTATTGCGCCTGGGTAACGCGCTTGGCCGAGTGCTTGCTCAGGGCCGTGATACCCGTCCGATGGTGTTAATTGGTAAGGACACGCGTATCTCCGGTTATATGTTTGAGTCTGCTCTTGAGGCAGGTTTGGTGGCCGCTGGCGCTGATGTGCAGTTGATCGGCCCGATGCCAACACCTGCGATTGCTTTCTTGACCAATACGTTGCGGGCTGATGCTGGTGTGGTGATCAGCGCATCCCACAATCCTCATGATGACAATGGCATCAAGTTTTTTTCCGCGATGGGTGAAAAGCTCGACGATGCGACAGAAGCGGCGATTGAAGCGGCGATTGAGGCGCCATTCCTGACCGTTGACTCTGAATATTTGGGGAAGGTCAAGCGTACACGTGATGCAATTGGCCGCTATATCGAATTCAGTAAGGCAAGTGTGCCGCGTGGTTTTACGCTGCGCGGGTTGAAGTTGGTATTGGATTGTGCGCATGGCGCCACGTATCACATCGCACCGATGCTGTTTCGCGAATTAGGTGCGGAGTTAGTGACGATTGGTGTCGATCCGGATGGTTTGAATATCAATGCCGGTGTTGGCTCTACTCACTTGGAGACTCTCGCTGCCACAGTGCGTGAGAGCGGTGCTGATTTGGGCATTGCCTTCGATGGTGACGGTGACAGGGTGCTGATGACGGATGCCCAAGGCCGGACTGTGGATGGAGACGACCTGTTGTATGTGCTGGCGCGTGCTTGGCGGGCTAGTGGTCGTTTAAAGGGCACAGTGGTTGGGACGTTGATGAGTAACTATGGTTTAGAGCAGGCGTTGGGGACCCTTGGGATCCCCTTTATACGTGCGAGGGTGGGTGACCGTTATGTGCATCAGGCATTGGTTGAGAGTGGAGGGGTGCTAGGCGGTGAGGCATCCGGTCACTTGTTATGTTTGGATCGCGCAACCACGGGTGATGGTATCGTCAGTGCATTACAGGTGTTGGAAGTGTTGCGTCATGAGGGGCTGACGTTGAGTCAGGCACTGTTGGGTTTACATAAGGTGCCGCAGAAGACGGTCAATGTGTGTTGGTCTGGTCCAGCCAGGGCTGCAGTCGAGATGCCGGAAGTACGTCAAGCATTGGTTGAAGCGCAAGCGGCGGTGCAGGGTCGGGGACGGGTGTTTTTGCGCCCTTCCGGCACCGAGCCGGTGGTGCGTATCACTGTCGAAGCCGATGACGTTGTACTCATGCAGCAGACGCTTGATAGGCTTGCCGATGTGGTCCGTGACGCGGCGTGA
- a CDS encoding glycosyltransferase family 4 protein has translation MTQHPLKILHTEAATGCGGEEIYIYRHMLSMQAQGHHMALLCQPGAPLSTMARNAGLPVYHINMHSPWRMLNGIHTVQHLLKRETFDVVNTTSHVDTLIAAAAARLTRTRLIVRSRHLMTPIKSRLTYTHLPHRVITVSQHVRELLIKQGIQPTHIGIVPPITAQPPWMDTDPEHAWQRLQQTRHVVRTELGFNDNDIIVGCVAVLREAKGHCELLDAIAPLCQANPRLHLVIAGDGEPVMQHLLARRKTLTLETQIHLLGYRHDAPRLMSGFDIFALATQKEAAGTVFLEAAQAGIPIIATRVGGVPEMLQEGTNAILVTPGNQTALTNALHTLVTNNQQCHSMGRAGWDWIRKSPVFSATGHAKTTEQYYLKWLQELGK, from the coding sequence ATGACACAACATCCTTTGAAAATCCTCCATACCGAGGCTGCAACCGGCTGCGGAGGCGAGGAAATTTACATTTATCGTCATATGCTCTCCATGCAGGCCCAAGGGCACCACATGGCGCTGCTCTGCCAACCCGGCGCTCCCCTGTCAACAATGGCACGTAACGCGGGGCTGCCGGTCTACCACATCAACATGCATAGCCCTTGGCGCATGCTCAACGGCATTCACACCGTCCAACACCTGCTCAAACGCGAGACATTCGACGTGGTCAATACCACCAGCCACGTCGATACATTGATCGCCGCTGCCGCTGCACGCCTAACGCGCACGCGCCTCATTGTCCGCTCTCGGCACCTGATGACCCCGATCAAATCACGACTCACCTACACCCATCTGCCGCATCGGGTCATCACCGTCAGCCAACATGTACGTGAACTACTCATCAAACAAGGGATCCAACCCACCCACATTGGTATCGTCCCCCCGATCACCGCGCAGCCACCGTGGATGGACACCGACCCAGAACACGCATGGCAACGCCTGCAACAGACGCGACACGTAGTACGTACAGAACTAGGATTCAACGACAACGACATCATTGTCGGCTGCGTCGCAGTACTGCGCGAAGCCAAAGGACACTGTGAACTGCTGGACGCCATCGCACCGTTATGCCAAGCCAACCCACGCCTGCATTTGGTCATTGCCGGAGACGGTGAACCCGTGATGCAACATCTACTGGCGCGCCGCAAAACACTCACACTAGAAACGCAAATCCACCTACTGGGTTACCGGCACGATGCACCACGCCTCATGAGCGGTTTTGACATCTTTGCACTTGCCACCCAAAAAGAAGCCGCAGGCACCGTATTTCTGGAAGCCGCCCAAGCCGGTATCCCCATCATCGCCACCCGCGTTGGCGGAGTACCAGAAATGCTCCAAGAAGGTACCAATGCAATCTTGGTAACACCCGGCAACCAAACGGCACTGACAAACGCACTACATACCTTAGTCACCAACAACCAGCAATGCCACTCCATGGGTCGCGCCGGCTGGGATTGGATTCGCAAAAGCCCTGTGTTCAGCGCAACAGGGCACGCAAAGACCACCGAACAATACTATCTAAAGTGGTTACAGGAGCTTGGCAAATGA
- a CDS encoding SIS domain-containing protein, producing the protein MTLPIPLLEPEQTLMFREAAQAAAVIATQFERNAATIATLVRALRADPPPFVVTCARGSSDHVATYAKYLLETQLGLVTASASLSVGSIYAASLQLRGALYLVISQSGKSPDLLRNVEAAKAAGARVVALVNVEDSPLASLADTVLPLCAGPEQSVAATKSYLASLSAVLQLVAVWKAESGLLAALDGMSDALRTAWECDWTSLIDGLVNARNLFVLGRGFGLATAQEAALKFKETCGLHAEAYSAAEVKHGPMALVGSGFPVLVFAQSDGTEAAVRALAHEFRGRGSLVWLAAPEGDLPVGVAAHPVCAPLLSIQSFYRAINTLALCRGYNPDLPPHLKKVTETV; encoded by the coding sequence ATGACGTTACCGATCCCTTTGCTTGAACCAGAACAAACACTGATGTTTCGTGAGGCAGCACAGGCTGCCGCAGTGATTGCCACACAGTTCGAACGTAACGCAGCAACGATTGCCACACTGGTACGGGCATTGCGTGCTGATCCCCCTCCATTTGTGGTGACATGCGCGCGTGGCAGTTCTGACCACGTGGCCACCTATGCCAAGTATTTGTTGGAAACGCAGTTGGGTTTGGTGACGGCTTCGGCCTCCTTGTCAGTGGGGTCAATCTATGCTGCGTCGCTACAGTTGCGTGGTGCGCTCTATCTGGTGATCTCGCAGTCAGGGAAGAGTCCGGATCTGTTGCGCAATGTGGAAGCGGCTAAGGCAGCCGGTGCACGTGTGGTGGCTTTGGTCAACGTCGAAGACTCGCCCTTGGCATCGCTGGCTGACACTGTATTGCCACTGTGCGCTGGTCCGGAGCAGAGTGTCGCTGCGACCAAAAGCTATCTGGCCTCGTTATCTGCGGTGTTGCAGTTAGTAGCAGTATGGAAGGCTGAATCGGGGTTGCTGGCGGCGTTGGATGGTATGTCTGATGCGTTGCGCACTGCTTGGGAGTGCGATTGGACAAGCTTAATTGATGGCTTGGTCAATGCTCGCAATCTGTTCGTGCTTGGTCGTGGCTTTGGCTTGGCGACTGCTCAGGAAGCGGCACTCAAGTTCAAGGAAACCTGTGGCCTGCATGCTGAAGCGTATAGCGCGGCGGAGGTCAAGCATGGGCCAATGGCTCTGGTGGGTTCGGGGTTCCCAGTGCTGGTGTTTGCTCAGTCGGATGGGACCGAAGCGGCGGTACGTGCATTAGCCCATGAGTTTCGAGGGCGCGGCTCCCTGGTATGGCTGGCAGCACCGGAGGGTGATTTGCCCGTTGGGGTGGCCGCACACCCGGTGTGTGCGCCTTTGTTGTCGATCCAGAGTTTTTATCGCGCCATTAATACGCTGGCATTATGCCGAGGGTATAACCCTGATCTGCCACCACATTTGAAAAAAGTCACGGAAACGGTGTGA